From the genome of Methylocystis heyeri:
CGCCGGGTTCGAGCACCGGCTGCTCCCCCACCACTCCGGGACCGCTGACCTCCTCGCGTCTGCCGTTGGCGTCGATTATGATCCAGTGGCGGGACACGAGCTGCACGCGATTTCGGCCGAGGTTTGCGATTTCAATCGTATAGGCCCAGAAATACCGGTCCTGCGCGGGGTCCGAGCGCTCCATCAGAAAATCGGGGAGCGCCGTCACCTGAATGTCGTGTGTGATTGCGATGTACATGGTCCGCAGTGTAGAGCGCGTGGGTGGAAAGTGAAGCTCGTTTCTTGACGCAGCAACATCCATGCCGCAGGATTGTGACGGCAAGCAGACAAGGGTCTGTCCGGGCGACGGGCGAAAAGCGTGACGAGCACTGTGTCTTCGACGGATTTTCAGGCAGGATCCAGGCGCCTCGGCGCCGGGCGTCCCTCGGCCTCGCGTCCGTTGCAGGCTGCGCAACGTCAGTGGCTGCTTCGTTTGCTTTTCCTGCTGGCCCTGATCGCTCAGGCGAGCCTTCCCGCATGGGCCGACCACGGCTCCCTGGGCGGAGCTGAAACAGCCGAAAGCGCTTTTCAACTCTGCGCAAAGGATGGGCTGCAATCCCAGGACCCCAGGGGATCGCATCCGGAGAATTCCGGCCACGGCCACTATGTCTGCGTCCTTTGCTGCCTCTCTTACGGAGGGGCCGCCCTCGTCGCCGTTCAGGACGACGGCGTCGGCGTCGCGT
Proteins encoded in this window:
- the apaG gene encoding Co2+/Mg2+ efflux protein ApaG; protein product: MYIAITHDIQVTALPDFLMERSDPAQDRYFWAYTIEIANLGRNRVQLVSRHWIIIDANGRREEVSGPGVVGEQPVLEPGETFRYASGCPLNTPSGIMQGSYRMVTAEGESFDIEVPTFSLDSPLSNPTLN
- a CDS encoding DUF2946 family protein, producing the protein MTSTVSSTDFQAGSRRLGAGRPSASRPLQAAQRQWLLRLLFLLALIAQASLPAWADHGSLGGAETAESAFQLCAKDGLQSQDPRGSHPENSGHGHYVCVLCCLSYGGAALVAVQDDGVGVAFPPVVSRLTFASDSFSSPLRRGAANRCRAPPLFL